The Arthrobacter sp. D5-1 genome segment CCATGAAGTGCCTTGCCAACGCCAATGTGGGGGTTCCGGATTTCGCGTTGCCGGGGGATTTCAGCTCAATCAATGAGGCAATGGCCCGCTTTGGCGGATCCTTGGTGGTCAAGCCCCGGGTATCGCGCGGTGGACGCGGAGTCCAGATCCTGGAAAGGGCTGCCGACGGCGGAAGAAGCGCCGCGCGCATATGGTCCTCATTGGATGATTCCTGGATCGTGCAGCGCTTTGCGCCGGGCGCCGAGTATGCGCCCGTGGTGTTTCGGCCCTGGCAGGAGTCGGAGCAGGACGATCTTGTGGTGGTGCTGGAAAAGACAGAGCTTAAACACGGTCGCATCGGCAACGCGCTCTCGGTCAGGAGAGTGGATACGCCGGAGGCTCCCGATATCGCCCGGATAGCGGAAGCAGCCTCCGCCGCACTGGGCCTGGCTGGTCCCGTCGACGTTGACGTCCGCCGCATGTGGGACGGAACTCCGGTGGTTCTGGAGGTCAACGCCAGATTTGGTGCCAATAGTGCCTTCGCACCGGAACTCCTGGAACGGGTCCTGCGGAGCTATATCCACGGGCCAATGCTCGGACGGACTGTGTGAGTTTGGTTGACGCGGCCATGGTGTTCGTCCAGTGTGGTGGCTTGGTGATCCTGGGTTTCGGAGCGGTCAAGATCGCCTACGTTCCATTGGCCTTGTATTTCAACTGGTTCCACCGTTCCAAAGCTCCAAAGCATCGCTACTCGGTTCTCAGCCAGAGGCCCTTGGTGTCGGTCATCGTCCCCGGCTACAACGAAGCCGTGGTCATCACCAAATGCGTCGAGTCGATCCTGGCGAGCAGGTATCTGCGGCTCGAGGTCATCCTTGTAGACGACGGCTCCACCGATTCCACTGCGCGCATCATGGCGGGACTGGCGGAGCAGTATGACAGGGTGCGCTTCCTGTCGCAGACGAACGCCGGGAAAGGGGCCGCCCTCAACAATGGAATCGCCGCAGCGCACGGCGACATCCTGATGTTTGTTGACGCTGACGGGATCTTTGCACCGGACACACTCGTGAACATGCTGGAAGGTTTTGACCATCCAAAGGTCGGAGCGGTGTGCGGCGATGACCGGCCCGTGAACCTGAACCGTGTCCAAACCATGATGCTTGCCGTCCTGAGCCACGTTGGCACGGGCCTGGTCCGCAGGGCTCTCTCCTTGTTGCACTGCCTGCCCATTGTTTCCGGGAACATTGGCGCCTTCCGGAGCGAACTTGTGAGGGAAGTGGGCGGATTCCACGAGGACACCCTTGGTGAAGACCTCGAACTGACGTGGAGGGTCTACAAGGCGGGCTACCGGGTTCGCTTCCAGCCCAGTGCCCTGGTCTACGCTGAGTCGCCCTCCACCATAGGAGGACTGTGGCGCCAGCGTGTGCGCTGGTCGCGCGGGTTGCTGCAAACACTCCGGATGCACATGGGGATGCTCGGGCGGCGTCGTTACGGACTGTTTGGCATGTTCCTGGTGTTCAACGCCATCACCATGGTGGTGATACCCGTGCTGCAACTTGCCATCCTGGCAGTCCTGCCCTTTCTCTACATCGCCGGTGAAGGTCCGGTGCCGGGCCAGGTCTTCGCGATTCTTGGCTGGTTGGGCCTTTTCGTGTCTCTGGCCTTGGTGTGTTTTTCCATTGGTCTTAACCGGTCATGGCGGGATCTGCGATTCCTTTGGACCCTGCCGTTATGGCCCTTCTATTCGGTGTTCGTTGGACTGGCGTTGGCCAGCGCAATCGCCAAGGAGATCCGTGGCACACCGGCCAAATGGAACAAGTTGCAACGCACCGGTGTCATCAGCGTGATTGCTGCCGAGGCCAAAGTCCCGAAAGAGGTGGGCGCGTGAACCGCGCAGCCTCGGCGATCGCAGGCGCCCTGTTGGCTTCGACCCTGACGATGGCCTCGTGCGCCGGGGAACCACTTCCCAAGCCTGCGGACCGCATGGTCAACCTGGGCTTCGAGGACGTGGTGAACAGTGAGCCCGGCTATCTTGCGAAACTCTCAGAACGTTTGGACTCAGTGAATGCCACGGCGGTGTCCATCTCCGTTGGACGCACCGATTGGACAGCTTTCCCATGGCCGGACCAATCCGGGGCGGAGTCCAGTGAGGTTTCCCAGTCAGGACGGGACTTCGTGGCAGAGTCCATCACGGCGCTGGAGACTGCGGATGACGGAAGCAAACGCGATGTCATCCTGACCATCGACGTCTTATTGGACCGCGCGCTGAAGGAAGATCCTGCCCTTGCCGGGAGGAACGTTGACGGGGCGGCATCCGATTCCTTTGCGGGTGTGTGGTCATTGAGGCACGGCGCGGCCGGTACCCGGCTGGCTTCCCTAGCCGCTGGTGTCGCCAAGAAGTACAGGCCCTCGGCAGTGAACCTCACAGAGCTCATGTTCGACGACTTCACTTTCGGCGGCAACGATCTCAAGGACTTCAAAATCACCACCGGCTCCACGGACTGGCCCCGAAACGGTGACGGAACCATCGATACGTCAGACCCACGAATCCATACGTGGCGCAGCGAAGCCATGGCGGACATCGTGCGCAAGGTGAGTGCCGCCGTCGAACCTTATGGTGTCAATCTGGACATGGACGTGCGCTCGCCGCGCGATTCACCGTCCGGGGACCGGGCGGACAGCGGACATGACTACGATCTCCTACTCAAGCAGGTGGACCGGCTTCACGTGTGGGAGTACGTGGGGCTCAACAGCGAACGGTCCCCCAAGACCCGGGAATTGGCTGAATCCATGAACCGCCGCGCGGGTTCCCGCATGTCCTTGTCGGTGGGACTTTGGTCCAATGAGGGCCGGATAACGGCGGGAGAGTTCGGTACAGCTTTGCGGGAGGCGGCGCTCGGCGGGGCCACTTCTGTATCCGTGACGCCCGCCAGTCTCATGGAGGAGCAGCACTGGGGGGAACTGAGGAAGGCCTGGGTGGGGAAGTGAGCACTGTTGAGCCGATTCCCCGCGGAGTACGCTGACCGCATGGGGATGGACACAGTGGTTGCAATCGTTGTCAGTGGTGCCCTGATCTGCGGCTCCATTTGGGCTGGCACGGGACTTGTTAAACGGGGTGTTCGCGCG includes the following:
- a CDS encoding ATP-grasp domain-containing protein, which codes for MVRVLVTGVGGPAGDSLARQLVDQGHWVLGVDMKQVHASAADAVSMVSPSSAPGYLWELRGLVAAYEIELVVPTVSEELVMVAEARDGFAPGVEILIADPTPVRLANDKYLTMKCLANANVGVPDFALPGDFSSINEAMARFGGSLVVKPRVSRGGRGVQILERAADGGRSAARIWSSLDDSWIVQRFAPGAEYAPVVFRPWQESEQDDLVVVLEKTELKHGRIGNALSVRRVDTPEAPDIARIAEAASAALGLAGPVDVDVRRMWDGTPVVLEVNARFGANSAFAPELLERVLRSYIHGPMLGRTV
- a CDS encoding glycosyltransferase family 2 protein, with protein sequence MSLVDAAMVFVQCGGLVILGFGAVKIAYVPLALYFNWFHRSKAPKHRYSVLSQRPLVSVIVPGYNEAVVITKCVESILASRYLRLEVILVDDGSTDSTARIMAGLAEQYDRVRFLSQTNAGKGAALNNGIAAAHGDILMFVDADGIFAPDTLVNMLEGFDHPKVGAVCGDDRPVNLNRVQTMMLAVLSHVGTGLVRRALSLLHCLPIVSGNIGAFRSELVREVGGFHEDTLGEDLELTWRVYKAGYRVRFQPSALVYAESPSTIGGLWRQRVRWSRGLLQTLRMHMGMLGRRRYGLFGMFLVFNAITMVVIPVLQLAILAVLPFLYIAGEGPVPGQVFAILGWLGLFVSLALVCFSIGLNRSWRDLRFLWTLPLWPFYSVFVGLALASAIAKEIRGTPAKWNKLQRTGVISVIAAEAKVPKEVGA